A segment of the Aureimonas sp. SA4125 genome:
GGTGCGGCGCGGCGTGATTGCTTCATCGCCGCTGGAGCGCCGGACCCTCTGCCATCTTCCGGCGCAAAAAATCCTCCATCTCGCCCGTCGAGCGGGTGCCGGTCGCCGAGGGAAATGCCTGGAACACATGGCAGCCGCCGGCGTGCAGCGAAAGCTCGGCTTCATTGCCCGCGGCGAGCCAGCGGCTGGCGAGAAACAGGGTGTCGTCGATGAGGAGATCGCGTGTGCCGCAGGTGAAGAAGGCCGGCGGCAGGCCGTGCAGCGCGGCGTGGAGCGGCGAGATTTCGGGAGAACGGGGATCGAGGCCGGGGGGAACGAAGTGGCGCACGAAGGTCGCGACGTCCTCGCTGTTCAGAACGAGCCTTTCCGCGCCGAAGGACCGGACGCTCGGCGTCATCGACAGGTCGTAGCAGCCGGCGTTGAGATTGGCGGCATGGAACGGCGTCAGGCCGTGCCGGTCGCGCAGGCGCAGCAGCGTCAGGACGGCGAGATGGGCGCCCGCCGACTCGCCGCCGATGGCGAGAAACCCTTGCGGCAGTGCGCCGTCGGCATCGACCAGCCGATCGTGGATCAGCGCCAGCGCCGCGTCCTCACCGTCGTCGGGGCCTGTCGGATAGGGATGCTCGGGCGCCAGGCGGTAGTCCACCGAGACCACCGCAAGACCCGTCCGATCGGCCAGCTGGCGCAGGAACGGGTCGCCCTCGGCGGCTTCGCCGAACACCCAGCCGCCGCCGTGAAAATGCAGGAAGGTGCCTGCCGCTTCCCGTCCTGTGGGGCGGAACACCCTCAGCGGAATGGCGTGACGATCGCGCGCCTCGATCCAGATCCGGCTCGCCAGCCGATCGGGCTGGACCGGCGGAAAGATCCCGCGGCCCTCGCGCCGCGCCTGCCTGACCGCCTCCAGGGGGAGCGACCAGGGGCTCGGCCTCGCCTTCTGCAAGGCGATGATGTCGGCATTGATCGCCACGAGTTCCGGTTCGGCATTGGCGGGATCGAAAACGGCGGAGTCGATCACGAGGGGCTTGGCGACCATGCTGAGGACATCCTATTGCGGGCCAGGACGGCCCCTCCGTGCCCTTGGACGGCAGGGCTGAAGTCGGACCATGGAAGCATGATGGGGCAGCTTTGCCCATATCCTGACCCCTATCCCGGCGCCGCACCTGCCTTGGAACGGCCACGGGGCGGGCCGAGAACCGCCACCGGCATTGCCGCCGGGTCGAGAAACGAAAGGAACGGCGCCTGATGGAGCCGATGCAGTTCATCGAGACCCTGGCCGTGCGGACCCGGCCGCGGGCGATGCACGACCTGTCGCCGACGGTCCAGGAGCGCCTGAAGAGCCTCGGCGCCGGCGACGGTCTTCTCACGGCCTTCGTCCGCCACACCTCCGCCTCGCTCACCATCCAGGAAAACGCCGATCCGGACGTGAAGGCCGATCTCCTCGACGCGCTCGACCGGCTGGCCCCTTCCGCGCCGATCTACCGACACGCCGTCGAGGGGCCGGACGACATGCCGGCGCACATCAAGACCGTTCTGACGGCGACGAGCCTTGCCGTGCCGGTCCTGCGCGGCCGGCTGATGCTCGGCACCTGGCAGGCGCTCTATCTCGTCGAGCATCGCGCCCAGCCGCATGCGCGCGAGGTCGTCCTGCATTACGCCGGAACGCGTCTGCCCGCGGAGGGGCGGGCCGCCGCGCCGCGCCGCTGATCGGCGCGTCGGACGGGCGCGCCCGGTTGCGCCCGGTGCCCACGGGACGGCCGGCATCGTCGGGGCGGCGGCGGCATGGCCCTTGATCGCAATCGCCGAACCCTGTTGATAGGGGTCATGCGGGGCGCAATCGGTGCGTGTCGTCCCGAACACCGATCCACCCTGCCGGAGCCGATCGTGAACCGCATCTTCATCGTGGCCGACGACCATCCACTGTTTCGCGGTGCGCTGAAGGAAATCCTCGGCTCGCTGCCGGGCGAGCATCGCGTCGTCGAGGCCGCCGATTTCGATGGCGCGGCGATGGCGCTCGCCGCCCATCCCGATGCCGACCTGATGCTGCTCGATCTCAACATGCCCGGCGCCGACGGGTTTGCCGGCCTTGCCGTGATGCGGGCCGAGCATGCGGGCGTGCCGATCGCCATCGTCTCGGGCAGCGCCGACGCCAAGCTGATCCGGCGGGCACTCGATCTCGGCGCCTCCGGCTATATCCCGAAATCCTCCGGCTTCGACGAAATCCGCGACGCCATATCGGCGCTTCTGGCCGGCGACGTCTATCTTCCGGCCAATGTCGATCTCGAGGTCGAGCCCGATCCGGAAGTCGCGCAGCTGATCGAACGCATGCGCAGCCTGACGCCGCAGCAGACGCGCGTCCTCACCATGCTGGGGCGCGGCCTTCTCAACAAGCAGATCGCCTACGAGCTCGGCATCTCCGAGGCGACGATCAAGGCGCATGTCTCGGCCGTCCTGCAGAAGCTCGGCGTCGACAGCCGCACCCAGGCCGTCATCCGCCTCGCCAAGCTCGATCCCGGCCGCGAGCCCGGCGGGGCGCTCTGAGGCGGGCTTGCGCGCGCTCAGACGGAGAGCGGCGCCATATCGCGCCGGGCTTTTTCCCGATGCGCCCGGCCATCCCAGACTTGCAGGTCGTGCGCCACCCCCTTGTCGCCGAGGAGGCGGTGGCGGTTGTTGTCGATGAAGGGGTCGCCGCCCCTCGGGCGCCCCCACCGCCATCAGGGCGTCGGGCGACAGGCCGTGGGAGGGATCGACGGGAAAGGAGTGGGACGCGAGAAGGGCCATGGAATCGGCCTTTCGAGCGGCCAAGCCTAGCTTGCGGAAAAGCGTTTGCAGCGTCCGTCGGTGGGACGCCATTCAGCGAATGGTTGCGGAAAGCACAAAAGCAAGCGGCGGGTTTCGATCCAAGAAAGTCATTCTGTGCATTGCCGCAATGTCTTGAGAGCAGACATTGCGGCAACTGCTGTGCAACCTGGGACGCTTGGCCTCAGGCGAGGCGCACGGAAATTCCGCCATCCGCCAGCATTGGACTTCCCGTCACGAAGGAGGATCGGTCGGACAGGAGGAACAACGCCGCTTGCGCGATTTCCCGGGCATCGGCCATTCGCTTCATCGGATGAAGGTTGGCGACGAAGTCGAGGACGGGCGCGTTGCCCTCGCCGCCGGCTGGTGTGATTGTGCCGCCGGGCAACAGGGCATTGATGCGGATGCCATCGGCGGCGTGCTCGGCAGCAAGAGCCCGCATCAGACCGATCTGCCCCGCCTTCGAAGCCGCATAGGCACTCATCCCGGCCAAGCCGCCATTGCTGTAGCCAACGAACGACGATGTGAAGACGATCGACCCGGAGCGCTGTTTCCTCATGGCAGGAATTTGAGCCTTTGCGGCGAGGAACGCGCTCGTCAGATTGACGGCGATGATCTCGTTCCAGTCGGCCAAAGGCATGTCGGCGGCAGGCACCATTTCGCCAACAATCCCAGCATTGTTGAAGGCACCGTCCAGAGTGCCGAATCGATCGAGCGCCAGGTCGACCAGCGCTTGCGCATACGCCTCGTCCTTGACGTCGCCAGGCAGAAAAATGGCTGCTCCCACTCCGTCCAGGGCAATCTTGGCCGTTAGCTCTTCCAACTCGGTGCTGCGGCGCGCTCCCAGAACCAAGTTAGCGCCTTCGGCAGCGAAGAGACGTGCCGCAGCGGCTCCAATCCCGCTGCTTGCCCCGGTCACGATGATCGTCTTGCCGTGTAGTTCCATGATGTGCCCCTACGAGCCCTATCGGCCCAAGGAACCAATTCTCCATCTCGGCCCCGGCAGCCACCCGATTTCCGAGCACCTTCCCTTCCGAAGCCTACGGCTGGGGCCGGTCTTACTTGGTCCGTCGATTTCCGCTGTGTCCCATCATTCGCCGGAAGCGGACCGGCAGCAATCCAACTCTACTCCGCCGCCTCCCGCCTTCCCCTGTGCTGCGCCATCGCCGCCCGCAGCGAGGCCGGTTTCAGCGGCTTCGTCAGGATGTCGACGCCGAGGCTGGCGGCGTGGTCGCGCACTTCCGGCGAGCGTTCGGCGGTGATGAGGATGGCGGGCAGGCCCGGATCGATGCGCCAGCGCAGGAGCGCGATGGCGTCGAGGCCGTCGCCTTCGTCGAGATGGTAGTCGACGAGGGCGATGTCGGGCACGCGGGCCGACAGCTGCGGCAGGGCTTCCTGCAGCGAGCCGGCGAGCACCACCGAGCAGCCCCAGCCGGTCAGGAGTTCCGACATGGCGCTGCGGATGGCCGCGTCGTTGTCGATGACGAGGACGCGCATGCCGTCGAGCTGCAGCGCCCGGTGCACCCGAACCGGCGGCGCCACGGTGAGCACCGGGCCGATGTCGCGGCGCACCGGCACGGTGACGCGGAAGCGCGTTCCGTGCCCGTGGACCGAGCGCACCGCGACGGGATGGTCGAGCACATGGGCGATGCGTTCGACGATCGAAAGGCCGAGGCCGAGGCCCTGCGCGGTGCGCGTGCCCTCGTCGAGCCGGGTGAATTCCTGAAAGATCGTCTTCAGCTGGTGCTCGGGAATGCCGATGCCGGAATCGATGATCTCGATGTCGATCTTGCGGCCCTTGCCATGGCGGACGCCGACGACGACCTTGCCCGCCCGCGTGTATTTCACCGCGTTGGAGACGAGGTTCTGCAGGAGCCGCCGCAGGAGGTTGCGGTCCGAGCGGACGGTGGCGGAGGTGGCAACGAAGCGCAGGCTGACGCCCTTTTCCTCGGCCAGCGGCGCCAGATCCGTGTGGATCTGCTGCAGCAGGGGCTCCAGCGCGAAATCGTCGAGCTTGGAGATCATGCCGCCGGCATCGAGCCTCGAGATGTCGAGCACGGCGCCGAGGATCGCCTCGACCGATTCCAGCGAGGAGTTGATGTTGGCGGCGAGCGCCGTGCCGGGCAGGTGGGCATGGCGCTCCTGCAGCGCCGCGGCATAGAGTTTGGCGGCATTCAGCGGCTGCAGGATGTCGTGGCCGGCGGCGGCGAGGAAGCGCGTCTTGCCGATATTGGCCGCGTCCGCGACCTGCCGCGCCTCGGCGAGCGCGGCATTGGCGGAAACGAGCTCGCTGGTGCGCCGGCGCACCCGCTCCTCCAGCGTCTCGTTCATCTCGTGGAGGGTGGCGGCGTGCTTCACCCTCTCGGTCATGTCCGACACGGTCAGCACGAGCCCGCCCTCGGGCATCGGATGCGTCCGGATCTCGACGATCCGTCCCGAGCGCTGCAGCGTGATCTGGCGCAGCGCCGGCGACTGCGTCAGGACGTCGAAGCTGCGGCTGTGCTCGTCGTCGTCGATCTCGCCCGACAGGCGCATCTGGTCGAGGACGGCCGTCAGCGGCGTGCCGACCTGGCCGACCTGCGGCGGCAGGTCGAGGAGATCACGCAGCTGCCGGTTCCAGAAGGTCAGGCAGAAATCCTGGTCGAAGACGGCAAGGCCCTGGTCGACCTGGTCGAGCGCCAGCCTCAGGATGTCGCGGTTGTACTGCAGCGCCTCGGAGGCGTCGTCGAGGAGGCGCAGCGCCGACCGGCTCGATCCCTTGTGCCGCTGCAGGAGCAGCGACAGGACGAGGCGCGACGATGCAGAGCCGATCGCCGAGCCGAGAAGCTGCTCGGAAAAGCCGATCACCCGCGCATCCGCCTCGGTCGCGTCCGCCATCGGGTGCTGCTCGCTGGCGGCAAAGCTGGCGAAGGAGCGCTCGGTGCGCTCGGACCCGAGATAGCGGGCGACCGTCGCCTTCACCTCGCCGATCGAGACGCCCGCCCGCGTCCGGCGAAAGCCGGCGGTCGCGCCGACGTCCTGGCGCACGAAGATCGAGGCCTGGATGCGCTCGCGCGCGCTCGGCTGGCGCGACAGCGAGAAGCCGACGAGGCAGGCGGTGTTGACGCCGAGACTGAGGAAGACTCCGTGCAGCAGGGGATCGAGGTCGAGGCCGAACAGCGACTGCGGCCGCAGCGCCGCGAGGTGGAACAGCCCGTCGCGGACCACCGCCGCATCGGGCAGGACGGCCGGCATCAGCAGCGTATAGGCCCAGATCAGCGTTCCCGCGATCATGCCGGCCTTGGCGCCGCGCGCGTTCGCGCCGCGCCAGGCGAGCCCGAGGAAGAAGGCGGGTGCGAACTGCGCGATCGCCGCGAAGGACAGGAGCCCGATCGAGGCGAGCGCCGTTCCC
Coding sequences within it:
- a CDS encoding alpha/beta hydrolase, which produces MVAKPLVIDSAVFDPANAEPELVAINADIIALQKARPSPWSLPLEAVRQARREGRGIFPPVQPDRLASRIWIEARDRHAIPLRVFRPTGREAAGTFLHFHGGGWVFGEAAEGDPFLRQLADRTGLAVVSVDYRLAPEHPYPTGPDDGEDAALALIHDRLVDADGALPQGFLAIGGESAGAHLAVLTLLRLRDRHGLTPFHAANLNAGCYDLSMTPSVRSFGAERLVLNSEDVATFVRHFVPPGLDPRSPEISPLHAALHGLPPAFFTCGTRDLLIDDTLFLASRWLAAGNEAELSLHAGGCHVFQAFPSATGTRSTGEMEDFLRRKMAEGPALQRR
- a CDS encoding secondary thiamine-phosphate synthase enzyme YjbQ, with the protein product MEPMQFIETLAVRTRPRAMHDLSPTVQERLKSLGAGDGLLTAFVRHTSASLTIQENADPDVKADLLDALDRLAPSAPIYRHAVEGPDDMPAHIKTVLTATSLAVPVLRGRLMLGTWQALYLVEHRAQPHAREVVLHYAGTRLPAEGRAAAPRR
- a CDS encoding response regulator transcription factor; the encoded protein is MVNRIFIVADDHPLFRGALKEILGSLPGEHRVVEAADFDGAAMALAAHPDADLMLLDLNMPGADGFAGLAVMRAEHAGVPIAIVSGSADAKLIRRALDLGASGYIPKSSGFDEIRDAISALLAGDVYLPANVDLEVEPDPEVAQLIERMRSLTPQQTRVLTMLGRGLLNKQIAYELGISEATIKAHVSAVLQKLGVDSRTQAVIRLAKLDPGREPGGAL
- a CDS encoding SDR family oxidoreductase, translating into MELHGKTIIVTGASSGIGAAAARLFAAEGANLVLGARRSTELEELTAKIALDGVGAAIFLPGDVKDEAYAQALVDLALDRFGTLDGAFNNAGIVGEMVPAADMPLADWNEIIAVNLTSAFLAAKAQIPAMRKQRSGSIVFTSSFVGYSNGGLAGMSAYAASKAGQIGLMRALAAEHAADGIRINALLPGGTITPAGGEGNAPVLDFVANLHPMKRMADAREIAQAALFLLSDRSSFVTGSPMLADGGISVRLA
- a CDS encoding PAS domain-containing hybrid sensor histidine kinase/response regulator, translated to MQSWIIVIAAIVYLLVLFAVAHIGDRRSADGRTRSSRPGVYALSLAVYCTSWTFLGSVGVAARDGFSFLAIYIGPVIVFLFMPRLVERVIQLAKAEKITTIADFLGARYGKSTPVAALATVIALIAAVPYIALQLKAVSTSVATLLSYYRPSQTLPPFFADSALFIALLLGLFAILFGTRHADATEHQDGLVLAVAMESIVKLAAFVAVGLWVCFGLFSPAELYRAATTSPDITEAFSHGVGGNFFAALLLSGFAILLLPRQFHMTVVENRTREEVRRARWLFPLYLLGINLFVAPIAAAGILRLGGGVDSDLYVLSLPLAHGNDTLAVVAFLGSLSAATAMLIVASVALSIMVSNDLVLPILLKRRDRIIMGDRDATRLLLAIRRSAILGIVLCGYVYYRLAGGGTALASIGLLSFAAIAQFAPAFFLGLAWRGANARGAKAGMIAGTLIWAYTLLMPAVLPDAAVVRDGLFHLAALRPQSLFGLDLDPLLHGVFLSLGVNTACLVGFSLSRQPSARERIQASIFVRQDVGATAGFRRTRAGVSIGEVKATVARYLGSERTERSFASFAASEQHPMADATEADARVIGFSEQLLGSAIGSASSRLVLSLLLQRHKGSSRSALRLLDDASEALQYNRDILRLALDQVDQGLAVFDQDFCLTFWNRQLRDLLDLPPQVGQVGTPLTAVLDQMRLSGEIDDDEHSRSFDVLTQSPALRQITLQRSGRIVEIRTHPMPEGGLVLTVSDMTERVKHAATLHEMNETLEERVRRRTSELVSANAALAEARQVADAANIGKTRFLAAAGHDILQPLNAAKLYAAALQERHAHLPGTALAANINSSLESVEAILGAVLDISRLDAGGMISKLDDFALEPLLQQIHTDLAPLAEEKGVSLRFVATSATVRSDRNLLRRLLQNLVSNAVKYTRAGKVVVGVRHGKGRKIDIEIIDSGIGIPEHQLKTIFQEFTRLDEGTRTAQGLGLGLSIVERIAHVLDHPVAVRSVHGHGTRFRVTVPVRRDIGPVLTVAPPVRVHRALQLDGMRVLVIDNDAAIRSAMSELLTGWGCSVVLAGSLQEALPQLSARVPDIALVDYHLDEGDGLDAIALLRWRIDPGLPAILITAERSPEVRDHAASLGVDILTKPLKPASLRAAMAQHRGRREAAE